One genomic segment of Bradyrhizobium prioriisuperbiae includes these proteins:
- a CDS encoding glutamine synthetase beta-grasp domain-containing protein, which produces MTKYRLEYIWLDGYTPTPNLRGKTQIKSFDAFPTLEQLPLWGFDGSSTMQAEGHSSDCVLKPVAVYPDAARTNGVLVMCEVMMPDGVTPHASNKRATILDDEGAWFGFEQEYFFYEDGRPLGFPEAGYPAPQGPYYTGVGYKNVGDVARKIVEEHLDLCLAAGINHEGINAEVAKGQWEFQIFGKGSKKAADEMWMARYLMLRLTEQYGIDIEFHCKPLGDTDWNGSGMHANFSTTYMRETGGKEYFEALMKAFELNREDHIAVYGPDNHLRLTGKHETASIHQFSWGIADRGASIRVPHSFINNSYKGYLEDRRPNSQGDPYQIASQILKTIASVPAGAKAAAA; this is translated from the coding sequence ATGACAAAGTATAGACTCGAGTACATCTGGCTCGACGGATACACCCCGACGCCGAATCTGCGCGGCAAGACCCAGATCAAGTCGTTCGACGCCTTCCCGACCCTCGAGCAGCTCCCGCTGTGGGGCTTCGACGGCTCGTCGACCATGCAGGCCGAAGGCCACAGCTCCGACTGCGTTCTCAAGCCGGTTGCGGTCTATCCGGACGCCGCCCGCACCAACGGCGTGCTGGTGATGTGCGAAGTCATGATGCCCGATGGCGTCACGCCCCATGCCTCGAACAAGCGCGCCACCATCCTTGACGATGAAGGCGCCTGGTTCGGCTTCGAGCAGGAATACTTCTTCTACGAGGACGGTCGTCCGCTCGGCTTCCCGGAAGCCGGCTATCCGGCGCCGCAGGGCCCGTACTACACCGGCGTCGGCTACAAGAACGTCGGCGATGTCGCCCGCAAGATCGTCGAAGAGCATCTCGACCTCTGCCTCGCCGCCGGCATCAACCACGAAGGCATCAACGCCGAAGTGGCGAAGGGCCAGTGGGAATTCCAGATCTTCGGCAAGGGCTCCAAAAAGGCCGCCGACGAAATGTGGATGGCCCGCTACCTGATGCTGCGCCTCACCGAGCAGTACGGCATCGACATCGAATTCCACTGCAAGCCGCTCGGCGATACCGACTGGAACGGCTCGGGCATGCACGCCAACTTCTCGACCACCTATATGCGCGAGACCGGTGGCAAGGAGTACTTCGAAGCGTTGATGAAGGCGTTCGAACTCAACCGCGAAGATCACATCGCGGTCTACGGTCCGGACAATCACCTGCGCCTGACCGGCAAGCACGAGACGGCCTCGATCCACCAGTTCAGCTGGGGCATTGCTGACCGCGGCGCATCGATCCGCGTGCCGCACTCGTTCATCAACAACAGCTACAAGGGCTATCTGGAAGATCGCCGCCCGAACTCCCAGGGCGACCCATACCAGATCGCATCGCAGATCCTGAAGACGATCGCGTCCGTGCCGGCCGGCGCCAAGGCAGCCGCGGCCTAA
- a CDS encoding methyl-accepting chemotaxis protein produces the protein MLGNLRISSKLMIMVALSVLGIGAVAGVGLSALKDNLLEDRKAKLQELVLLARQALDSDREAAKKAGLSDADVMARSKALIRTLRFDKDNYFYALDMTGTVVANPNEKVEGRNLFNTPDSNGVYFTRQQVELVSKGPGAGFVAFRFPRLGTDQPAPKLAYAVAYKPYDWAVGGGIYLDDVDAIFWSHVRSIAFLVGIALLLVVGMSLLLGRSIVKPITGMTAAMRSLASGDTATEIPARERGDEVGAMAQSVQIFKDNMIEAERLRGEQDALKRKAEAEKKGFLTRLADEFETGVRTSLDTLGQSATGMRTMSQSMSATAEEASRQATTVAAAASQATSNVQTVAVATEELSSSVSEIGRQVTQSTQIAAKAVEEANRTNVTVQGLSAAAQKIGDVVKLISAIASQTNLLALNATIEAARAGEAGRGFAVVASEVKSLANQTAQATEEISAQVAAMQGATGEAVQAIANIGGTIAAINEIATTIASAVEQQGAATLEIARNVQQAAQGTGQVSHNIVGVNHAAGQTGTAASQVLLSAEELSQQSATLRADVDHFLANIRAA, from the coding sequence ATGCTCGGCAATTTGCGGATTTCCTCCAAGCTCATGATCATGGTTGCGCTGTCGGTGCTCGGTATTGGCGCGGTGGCGGGCGTCGGACTGTCGGCGCTCAAGGACAACCTGCTGGAGGACCGCAAGGCCAAGCTGCAGGAGCTCGTGCTGCTGGCGCGCCAGGCGCTTGATTCTGACCGCGAGGCGGCGAAAAAGGCCGGGCTGTCCGATGCCGATGTGATGGCGCGCAGCAAGGCGCTGATCCGCACACTGCGTTTCGACAAGGACAACTATTTCTACGCCCTCGACATGACGGGGACGGTGGTGGCAAACCCCAACGAGAAGGTCGAAGGCCGCAACCTGTTCAACACCCCGGATTCCAACGGTGTCTACTTCACGCGTCAGCAGGTTGAACTGGTGAGCAAGGGCCCAGGCGCCGGCTTCGTGGCGTTTCGCTTCCCGCGCCTCGGAACCGATCAACCCGCTCCGAAGCTCGCCTACGCGGTCGCGTACAAGCCCTATGACTGGGCCGTCGGCGGCGGAATTTATCTGGACGACGTCGACGCCATTTTCTGGTCGCACGTCAGGTCGATCGCATTTCTTGTCGGCATCGCGCTGCTGCTGGTTGTCGGCATGTCGCTGCTGCTGGGACGCAGCATCGTCAAGCCGATCACCGGCATGACGGCGGCGATGCGCAGCCTCGCAAGCGGCGACACCGCGACCGAGATCCCGGCGCGCGAGCGCGGCGACGAGGTCGGCGCCATGGCGCAGTCGGTGCAGATCTTCAAGGACAACATGATCGAGGCCGAGCGGCTGCGCGGCGAGCAGGACGCGCTGAAGCGCAAGGCCGAGGCCGAGAAGAAGGGCTTCCTGACCCGGCTCGCCGACGAATTCGAAACCGGCGTGCGCACTTCGCTGGATACGCTGGGGCAATCGGCCACCGGCATGCGCACCATGTCGCAGAGCATGTCGGCGACCGCGGAAGAGGCCAGCCGGCAGGCCACCACCGTGGCCGCAGCCGCAAGCCAGGCCACCTCCAATGTGCAGACGGTTGCGGTCGCCACCGAAGAGTTGTCGTCGTCGGTGTCCGAGATCGGCCGCCAGGTAACGCAGTCGACCCAGATCGCGGCCAAGGCAGTGGAGGAGGCGAACCGCACCAATGTCACGGTGCAGGGGCTTTCGGCAGCGGCGCAGAAAATTGGCGACGTGGTGAAGCTGATCAGCGCGATCGCCAGTCAGACCAATCTTCTGGCCCTCAATGCCACCATCGAAGCGGCACGCGCCGGCGAGGCCGGCCGTGGCTTCGCGGTGGTGGCCAGCGAGGTCAAGTCGCTTGCCAACCAGACGGCGCAGGCGACCGAGGAAATCTCCGCCCAGGTCGCCGCCATGCAGGGCGCCACCGGTGAGGCAGTGCAGGCCATCGCCAATATCGGCGGCACCATCGCCGCGATCAACGAGATCGCCACCACCATCGCCTCCGCCGTCGAGCAGCAGGGCGCGGCCACGCTGGAGATCGCGCGCAATGTACAACAGGCGGCGCAAGGCACCGGCCAGGTCTCGCACAACATCGTCGGCGTCAATCACGCCGCGGGCCAGACCGGCACCGCCGCGAGCCAGGTGCTGCTCTCGGCCGAAGAGCTCTCGCAGCAGTCGGCGACGCTGCGTGCCGACGTCGATCATTTCCTGGCGAACATTCGCGCGGCGTGA
- a CDS encoding NAD(P)/FAD-dependent oxidoreductase, whose product MLAESEAVAAGSEAAMAANWLAQFETALLQVDGVRLAALFHPESHWRDVLAFTWTLTTISGHDAIVPVLASCARDARPTGFMIDPARTAPRTVTRAGTRTIEAIFKFETTVGRGYGVLRLIRDADDGDAFKAWTLLTSLEELKGFEEQLGRARPVGQSYSRDFRGPNWRDLRAATSAYDDRDPAVLVVGGGQAGLSIAARLSQLKVDTLIVDREQRIGDNWRNRYHALTLHNQVQVNHLPYMPFPPNWPSYIPKDKLANWFEAYVESLELNFWTGTEFEGGSYDAAARRWTVTLRRADGSVREMRPRHVVLATGVSGIPNLPEIPTLANFTGPVLHSSRYRDGEDWAGKRAIVFGTGNSGHDIAQDLYSSGAEVTLVQRSPTLIVNIEPSAQLAYALYDEGPPTDDCDLIATAMPLQLARKSHALFTERGRQLDKPLLDRLEALGFKLDFGEDNTGWQFKYLTRGGGYYFNVGCADLVADQKIKLLQFSEIAEFVTEGARLRNGETRAADLVVLATGYKGQEHLVRKLFGEEVAVRVGPIWGFGDTQELRNMYVRTAQPGLWFIAGSLAQCRINSKYLGLQIKAVEEGLVS is encoded by the coding sequence ATGCTGGCTGAATCGGAAGCCGTCGCAGCGGGGTCGGAGGCGGCGATGGCCGCGAACTGGCTTGCGCAATTCGAAACTGCGTTGTTGCAAGTTGACGGCGTCAGGCTCGCGGCACTGTTCCATCCCGAGAGCCATTGGCGCGATGTGCTGGCGTTCACCTGGACCCTGACAACCATCAGCGGGCATGATGCGATTGTGCCGGTACTCGCGTCCTGTGCCAGGGACGCGCGACCGACAGGCTTCATGATCGATCCCGCGCGGACTGCCCCTCGCACTGTGACCCGAGCCGGCACGCGCACCATCGAGGCGATCTTTAAATTCGAAACCACCGTGGGCCGCGGTTATGGCGTGCTGCGTCTGATCCGCGATGCAGACGATGGCGATGCTTTCAAAGCGTGGACGCTGCTGACCTCGCTGGAGGAATTGAAAGGCTTCGAGGAACAGCTCGGGCGCGCGCGCCCCGTGGGGCAATCCTATTCACGCGATTTCCGCGGGCCGAACTGGCGCGATCTGCGTGCTGCCACATCGGCTTATGACGATCGCGATCCGGCCGTGCTGGTGGTCGGCGGCGGGCAGGCGGGTCTTTCGATCGCAGCGCGTCTCAGCCAGTTGAAGGTCGACACCCTGATTGTCGATCGCGAACAGCGCATCGGTGACAACTGGCGCAACCGCTATCACGCATTGACCCTGCATAATCAAGTGCAGGTCAATCACCTGCCTTACATGCCGTTCCCACCGAACTGGCCGAGCTATATTCCGAAGGACAAGCTCGCCAACTGGTTCGAGGCCTATGTCGAGAGTTTGGAGCTCAACTTCTGGACCGGCACCGAATTCGAGGGCGGCAGCTACGATGCCGCCGCGCGGCGCTGGACCGTGACGCTGCGGCGCGCCGACGGCAGCGTGCGCGAGATGCGGCCGCGCCATGTGGTGCTGGCCACCGGTGTCAGCGGCATTCCCAACCTGCCGGAGATTCCGACGCTGGCGAATTTCACAGGTCCCGTGCTGCACTCCAGCCGGTATCGCGACGGCGAAGACTGGGCGGGCAAGCGCGCGATCGTTTTCGGCACCGGCAACAGCGGCCATGACATCGCCCAGGATCTTTATTCCAGCGGCGCCGAGGTGACGCTGGTGCAGCGCAGCCCCACGCTGATCGTCAATATCGAGCCAAGCGCGCAGCTGGCGTATGCGCTTTATGACGAGGGACCACCGACCGACGATTGCGATCTGATCGCGACCGCGATGCCGTTGCAATTGGCGCGAAAAAGCCATGCGCTGTTCACCGAACGGGGACGGCAACTCGACAAGCCGCTGCTCGACCGGCTGGAGGCGCTCGGGTTCAAGCTCGATTTCGGCGAGGACAACACCGGCTGGCAGTTCAAGTACTTGACCCGCGGCGGTGGTTATTATTTCAATGTCGGCTGCGCGGACCTGGTCGCGGACCAAAAAATAAAGCTGCTGCAGTTTTCCGAGATTGCCGAGTTCGTCACTGAGGGCGCGCGCCTGCGCAACGGAGAGACGCGCGCGGCCGATCTCGTCGTGCTGGCGACCGGCTACAAGGGCCAGGAGCACTTGGTGCGCAAGCTGTTCGGTGAGGAGGTGGCTGTTCGCGTCGGCCCGATCTGGGGTTTCGGCGACACCCAGGAACTGCGCAACATGTATGTGCGCACGGCGCAGCCCGGCCTCTGGTTCATCGCAGGCAGCCTGGCGCAATGCCGGATCAATTCGAAGTATCTGGGCTTGCAGATCAAGGCGGTGGAAGAGGGTTTGGTCTCGTAG
- a CDS encoding ABC transporter substrate-binding protein, producing the protein MSDFTTDRRRLLKGGAGALAAAATMSADQLLGYAKAWAQTAPWKPEAGASINMLRWKRFVEAEDVAFMKIVDAFQKATGVKINVSNESYDDIQPKASVAANTGQGLDMVWGLYSLPFLFPEKCVDVTDVADYLGKKCGGWAPSGEAYGKMGNKWIGIPVAATGGLVNYRVAATEKAGFKEFPKDLGGFRELCKAMQKNGTPAGMALGHASGDANGWLHWALWAHGGATIDKDNKVIVNSPETAKALEYIKSLYETFIPGTSSWNDSSNNKAFLAGQLHLTTNGISIYVTAKKENPAIAEDMNHAHLPAGLDGKTRELHLGFPILIFNFSKYPQACKAFTAFLLEPEQFNPWIEAAQGYLSHFLLGYDKNPVWTADPKTTPYRNVAQLANTPAGAGKMSESAAAAIADFIVVDMFANYATGAEDTKTAMASAERKLKRMYRV; encoded by the coding sequence ATGAGCGATTTCACGACCGATCGACGACGTTTGCTCAAGGGCGGCGCAGGTGCGCTTGCCGCCGCGGCCACGATGTCCGCCGATCAGTTGCTCGGTTATGCGAAAGCGTGGGCGCAGACGGCGCCCTGGAAACCGGAAGCCGGCGCCAGCATCAACATGCTGCGATGGAAACGTTTTGTGGAGGCCGAGGACGTTGCCTTCATGAAGATCGTCGACGCCTTCCAGAAGGCGACCGGCGTCAAGATCAACGTCTCCAACGAATCCTATGACGATATCCAGCCCAAGGCGTCGGTGGCCGCGAACACCGGCCAAGGCCTCGACATGGTGTGGGGGCTCTATTCACTGCCATTTTTGTTTCCGGAAAAATGCGTCGATGTCACCGACGTTGCCGATTATCTCGGCAAGAAGTGCGGGGGATGGGCGCCATCAGGCGAGGCCTATGGCAAGATGGGCAACAAGTGGATCGGCATTCCGGTGGCGGCCACCGGCGGCCTTGTGAACTACCGCGTCGCGGCGACGGAGAAGGCGGGCTTCAAGGAGTTTCCGAAAGACCTCGGTGGCTTCCGCGAACTCTGCAAGGCGATGCAGAAGAACGGCACCCCGGCGGGCATGGCGCTGGGACACGCCTCCGGCGACGCCAACGGCTGGCTGCACTGGGCGCTGTGGGCCCACGGCGGCGCCACCATCGACAAGGACAACAAGGTCATTGTCAATTCACCGGAAACGGCCAAGGCGCTGGAGTACATCAAGTCGCTGTACGAGACCTTCATTCCCGGCACGTCGTCCTGGAATGATTCCTCCAACAACAAGGCGTTCCTGGCTGGCCAGCTGCATTTGACCACCAACGGCATTTCCATCTACGTGACCGCGAAGAAGGAAAATCCCGCCATTGCCGAAGACATGAATCACGCGCATCTGCCGGCGGGCCTCGACGGCAAGACCAGGGAGTTGCATCTCGGCTTCCCGATCCTGATCTTCAACTTCAGCAAGTATCCGCAGGCCTGCAAGGCCTTCACGGCCTTCCTGCTGGAGCCGGAGCAGTTCAACCCATGGATCGAGGCGGCGCAGGGCTATCTCTCGCACTTCCTGCTTGGTTACGACAAGAACCCGGTGTGGACGGCCGATCCGAAGACAACGCCGTATCGGAACGTGGCTCAACTCGCCAACACGCCGGCCGGCGCCGGCAAGATGAGCGAGAGCGCCGCGGCCGCGATCGCCGACTTTATCGTGGTCGACATGTTCGCCAACTACGCAACCGGCGCCGAAGATACCAAGACCGCGATGGCCTCGGCGGAGCGCAAGCTGAAGCGAATGTACCGGGTCTGA
- a CDS encoding ABC transporter permease — MASSHIALHKMPGKPGTAGWLYVLPLVLVLLPFFVAPILVVLAASFFGTDGFGGLTPDFTLSNYTEVLSSTLTLSLYLSTIKFTVLTWFFTLLIGFFVAYFLVFHVRNPLLAIGLFLVCTVPFWTSNIIRMISWIPLLGKEGLINEALRATGIIHQPLEVLLFSDLAVVIAYVHQLTIFMIVPIFNAMARIDKKLVEAAVDAGASRLDVMRLIIVPMSKSGIALGTIFVVSIVMGDFFVVKVMSGGGSASVVSAFYEDVGVLQYPMAAASAVLLTLVLLGLISLILRTVDIRREITR; from the coding sequence ATGGCGAGCAGTCACATCGCTTTACACAAGATGCCGGGCAAACCCGGCACCGCCGGCTGGCTCTATGTGCTGCCGCTGGTGCTGGTGCTGCTGCCGTTTTTCGTGGCGCCGATCCTGGTGGTGCTGGCGGCGAGCTTTTTCGGCACCGACGGTTTCGGCGGCCTGACCCCGGACTTCACGCTGTCGAACTATACCGAGGTGCTGAGTTCGACGCTGACGTTGAGCCTGTATCTGTCGACCATCAAGTTCACGGTGCTGACCTGGTTCTTCACCCTGCTGATCGGCTTTTTCGTCGCCTATTTCCTGGTGTTCCATGTCCGCAACCCGCTGCTGGCCATCGGGCTGTTTCTTGTGTGCACCGTGCCGTTCTGGACCTCGAACATCATCCGCATGATTTCGTGGATCCCGTTGCTCGGCAAGGAAGGCCTGATCAACGAAGCATTGCGCGCCACCGGGATCATCCACCAGCCGCTCGAAGTGCTGCTGTTCTCCGACCTCGCCGTGGTGATCGCCTATGTGCATCAGCTCACCATCTTCATGATCGTGCCGATCTTCAACGCCATGGCCCGGATCGACAAGAAGCTGGTCGAGGCCGCGGTCGACGCCGGCGCCAGCCGGCTCGACGTGATGCGCCTGATCATCGTGCCGATGTCGAAAAGCGGCATCGCACTCGGCACCATCTTCGTGGTGTCGATCGTGATGGGCGACTTCTTCGTGGTCAAGGTGATGTCCGGCGGCGGCTCGGCCTCGGTGGTCAGCGCATTCTATGAAGACGTCGGTGTGCTGCAATATCCGATGGCCGCGGCGAGCGCCGTGCTGCTGACGCTGGTGCTGCTGGGACTGATTTCGTTGATCCTGCGCACCGTCGACATCCGCAGGGAGATCACCCGATGA
- a CDS encoding glutaminase, with translation MTSTNPDLQSVVTDIANEMAQRSDRGEVASYIPELAGVDANQFGLVVIDADGNIAAGGDSEAPFSIQSISKVFTLTLALGMIGDRLWRRVGREPSGNPFNSIVQLERERGVPRNPFINAGAIAVTDVIVSGHQPRESLGEILRFMRFLAQDSSIVIDHAVAASEKRTGYRNTALANYMKSFGVLENPVDFTLGVYFHHCAIAMSCRQLAMAGRYLAHSGTNPSTGFSIVPAERARRINALMLTCGHYDGSGEFAYRVGLPGKSGVGGGILAIAPGKASIAVWAPGLDANGNSHLGRIALEALTRRLGWSIFGV, from the coding sequence ATGACCAGCACCAACCCCGATCTCCAATCCGTCGTCACAGACATCGCCAACGAAATGGCGCAGCGCTCGGATCGGGGTGAGGTCGCCAGCTACATTCCCGAACTCGCCGGCGTCGACGCCAATCAGTTCGGCCTCGTGGTGATCGATGCAGACGGCAACATCGCGGCGGGCGGCGACAGCGAGGCGCCGTTTTCGATCCAGAGCATCTCGAAAGTGTTCACCCTGACGCTGGCGCTGGGCATGATCGGCGACCGGCTGTGGCGGCGGGTGGGGCGCGAACCTTCGGGCAATCCGTTCAACTCCATCGTGCAGCTGGAGCGCGAGCGCGGCGTGCCGCGCAATCCCTTCATCAATGCGGGTGCGATCGCGGTCACCGACGTCATCGTATCGGGGCATCAGCCGCGGGAGTCGCTGGGAGAAATCCTGCGCTTCATGCGTTTTCTGGCGCAGGACTCCTCGATCGTGATCGATCACGCGGTCGCGGCCTCGGAAAAGCGCACCGGCTATCGCAACACCGCGCTCGCCAACTACATGAAATCCTTCGGCGTGCTCGAAAACCCGGTGGATTTCACCCTCGGCGTCTACTTCCATCATTGCGCCATCGCGATGTCATGCCGGCAACTCGCCATGGCCGGACGTTATCTCGCCCATTCCGGCACCAATCCCTCGACCGGTTTCTCGATTGTCCCGGCGGAGCGGGCGCGCCGGATCAATGCGCTGATGCTGACCTGCGGGCACTATGACGGCTCCGGCGAATTCGCCTATCGGGTCGGTCTGCCGGGCAAGAGCGGTGTGGGGGGCGGCATCCTGGCGATCGCGCCGGGCAAGGCGTCGATTGCGGTGTGGGCGCCGGGCCTCGATGCCAACGGCAATTCCCATCTCGGCCGGATCGCGCTGGAGGCGCTGACCCGGCGACTGGGCTGGTCGATCTTCGGGGTCTGA
- a CDS encoding DUF6807 family protein: MNANLDTPLEIRDSHGRLCGVYHYQDPFKSFFRGLFTPSGKDVVAPPPPDHPHHHGLQFGLCASDVNFWEESLSAEPSNRQIPIGRQQSGIPAMLPPADGIGFIQQVVWARDTLVTFRETRIISVTAVPGAFVWTWRTTLTAERNVEIIKSVWSMEPGQIGYCGLGLRLAQDLFAGGKVYPPGTASGDTPASVSFQGKGAAVTFQQNATQANALFLSFYGGNPDFAFMALGPTNLQPRSLRKGESLQGTYIVTVADC, from the coding sequence ATGAACGCGAACCTCGACACCCCCCTGGAGATCCGCGACAGCCATGGCAGGCTATGCGGTGTCTATCACTATCAGGATCCCTTCAAGTCGTTCTTCCGGGGGCTCTTCACTCCCAGCGGCAAGGACGTCGTCGCACCTCCCCCGCCTGACCATCCGCACCACCACGGACTGCAGTTCGGGCTGTGCGCGTCCGATGTGAATTTCTGGGAAGAGAGCCTGTCCGCGGAGCCGTCAAATCGCCAGATTCCGATCGGACGGCAGCAATCCGGTATACCCGCAATGCTGCCTCCGGCCGACGGAATCGGATTCATCCAGCAGGTGGTGTGGGCGAGAGACACGCTCGTCACCTTCCGCGAGACGCGGATCATCTCGGTCACAGCCGTGCCGGGAGCCTTCGTCTGGACATGGCGGACAACGCTGACCGCCGAACGCAATGTCGAGATCATCAAGAGCGTATGGAGCATGGAGCCTGGGCAGATCGGCTATTGCGGCCTGGGTCTGCGCCTCGCGCAGGATCTGTTCGCGGGCGGCAAGGTCTATCCCCCGGGGACGGCCTCCGGCGACACACCCGCGTCGGTGTCCTTTCAGGGCAAAGGCGCGGCGGTGACATTCCAGCAGAACGCGACGCAGGCCAATGCGCTGTTCCTGTCGTTCTATGGTGGCAATCCCGACTTTGCTTTCATGGCTCTGGGACCAACCAACCTGCAGCCCCGCAGCCTCAGGAAGGGAGAGAGCCTTCAAGGCACCTACATCGTGACGGTCGCGGACTGCTAG
- a CDS encoding ABC transporter substrate-binding protein → MSDHDGRKPKPTTTGGKAAEKSGKLSRRSLLKAGAALAGAAAGSDLVGGFPTIWAQEIKDIELRHAGVSYSVVKAIGDQAAKDLGFKVTMQNLDTSAAINRFISQPNTVDIADLEGWQAKLAAKRGVIQGIQVKKIKEFDNILPIFTKGEIDGHKIPRQGISPYEAMYIAKPDATDLHDGVTEWATFLPQVYNADSIGYRPDLVGHEVTEWKDLIDPKFKGKAAILDVPAIGIMDAALCFESAGLIKYANKGNMTKEEIDFTCNKLIELKKAGQFRATWTTFDQSVQLMAAGEVVIQSMWSPAVAAVRVKEIPCVYAPVNVKNGKEGYRGWCNGMGLMKHLSGKKLDAAYEYLNWYLSGWQGAFVGRYGYYSPVPSTAKKFLTSAEWDFWYDGKPAPQVVNDPYGVPMEKAGTKRDGGSFLERVKNISCWNTLMDEAAYMNKRWNDFKVA, encoded by the coding sequence ATGTCTGACCATGATGGACGAAAGCCGAAACCCACCACAACCGGCGGCAAGGCAGCAGAGAAGTCCGGCAAGCTCAGCCGTCGTTCGCTGCTGAAGGCGGGCGCGGCGCTGGCCGGCGCCGCCGCGGGATCCGACCTCGTCGGCGGCTTCCCGACGATCTGGGCCCAGGAAATCAAGGACATCGAGCTGCGGCACGCCGGCGTGTCCTACTCCGTGGTGAAGGCGATCGGCGACCAGGCCGCCAAGGACCTCGGCTTCAAGGTGACGATGCAGAACCTCGACACCTCTGCCGCGATCAACCGTTTCATCAGCCAGCCCAACACCGTCGACATCGCCGATCTCGAGGGATGGCAGGCCAAACTCGCCGCCAAGCGCGGTGTCATCCAGGGCATCCAGGTCAAGAAGATCAAGGAGTTCGACAACATCCTGCCGATCTTCACCAAGGGTGAGATCGACGGCCACAAGATCCCGCGCCAGGGCATCTCGCCCTATGAGGCGATGTATATCGCCAAGCCCGACGCGACCGATCTGCATGACGGCGTCACCGAATGGGCGACCTTCCTGCCCCAGGTCTACAACGCGGATTCCATCGGCTATCGCCCGGATCTGGTCGGCCACGAAGTGACCGAGTGGAAGGACCTGATCGACCCGAAGTTCAAGGGCAAGGCCGCGATCCTCGACGTGCCCGCGATCGGGATCATGGACGCCGCTTTGTGCTTCGAGAGCGCCGGCCTGATCAAGTACGCCAACAAGGGCAACATGACCAAGGAAGAGATCGACTTCACCTGCAACAAGCTGATCGAATTGAAGAAGGCCGGCCAGTTCCGCGCCACCTGGACCACCTTCGATCAATCCGTGCAGCTGATGGCGGCGGGCGAAGTCGTCATCCAGTCGATGTGGTCGCCGGCGGTGGCGGCGGTCCGCGTCAAGGAAATCCCCTGCGTCTATGCGCCGGTCAACGTCAAGAACGGCAAAGAGGGCTATCGCGGCTGGTGCAACGGCATGGGCCTGATGAAGCACCTCAGCGGCAAGAAGCTCGACGCGGCCTATGAATATCTCAACTGGTATCTGTCGGGATGGCAAGGCGCGTTCGTCGGCCGCTACGGCTACTACAGTCCGGTGCCCTCGACAGCGAAGAAGTTCCTCACATCAGCGGAATGGGACTTCTGGTACGACGGCAAACCCGCCCCGCAGGTGGTCAACGATCCCTACGGCGTACCGATGGAGAAGGCCGGCACCAAGCGTGACGGCGGCTCGTTCCTCGAGCGCGTCAAGAACATCTCCTGCTGGAACACGCTGATGGACGAAGCCGCCTACATGAACAAGCGCTGGAACGACTTCAAGGTGGCGTGA
- a CDS encoding DUF2735 domain-containing protein, producing MVSLSPGQTARIYQFPLGGRAGVAAQTAKPATEAGPQRMPIDVSGWYHEAAIEETKRGLDH from the coding sequence ATGGTTAGTCTATCACCTGGCCAGACCGCCAGGATCTATCAGTTTCCGCTGGGAGGCCGTGCAGGCGTCGCCGCCCAGACAGCCAAGCCCGCGACCGAAGCCGGTCCGCAGCGCATGCCGATCGACGTGTCCGGCTGGTACCACGAGGCCGCGATCGAAGAGACCAAGCGGGGCCTGGACCACTGA